TCCGACCCGTAAGCGGATCAAACCTTTCAACCCAATTGCCTACCGCCGCCGAAACATCATCGAACGCACCTTTTGCCGCCTCAAGGACTGGAGGAGGGTCGCGACACGATATGACAAGCTCATGCTGAACTTTACAGCCACATGCTATATCGCTGCCATCGTCACATGGTGGCTCAATTGAGTCTGGACCCTAGGGCGTTATCCGCGCGTATTACTTTTTTGCTTTGGCGTTGATGATATCCTGCGCGCGCATCCAGTCCGGCGATCCGGATTTCATCTGTTTTTGTGCACGGATCGCAAAAATCTGAGCCTGCTGTAGCTTGCCGGAATAATAGTTCATGTCGGCTGTGGCAAGGTCTGCACGCGCCATATCACCCGATTGGCCGTAAGCCTGGGCGAGATAGCCATATCCGCCCGGAAATTCAGGGTCGGCTGCAATGCCTGCTCTGATCTCTTTGATTGCGGTCGGCATATTCGCTTTTGATCCCGTCAACATCAAAGCGCGACCATAGCTCATCCGAAGAAGCGGGGACTTGCGTGTGTCGAGTGCAACGGCACGTTGGAAAGCCTTGGCAGCGCCCTGAGGATTGTTGGCTTTGATCAGAACTTCCCCCATCATTTCCTGAAAATATGGGTTCTTGGGCTGCTCTTTAATGAGTGCATCAAACTTGGGAAGAGCAGAACGCGCCGAGCCATTCAGATATGTTGTAATAGCACTGCCGTAGCGCGCGGGTAATCCGCCAGGGTTACCCCTGAACATGCGTTGCAATGCGCCCATATTGTTGGAATAGGCAGCAATTTTTGCACGCGCCATATCATGTCTGAGCTGAAGAGCTGCGGAATCCGTCTTGTTGTAGTTGGGGCTCTTTTTGGCAAGCTCCTCGAGATTGGAAATGCGCTCGCGTGGCAAAGGATGGCTGATGCGATACTGATCAATCTGTGTACCCGACAGCGAAAGCGCCGAGGCAAAACGCTGGAATGTATCAAGCATGCCCTTCGTGGATTGACCGGTGGCATTTAGGTAGTTCACAGCCAGTCGATCTGCAGTCATTTCTTCGGTGCGCTGATAGCTGAGCAGGCTGCGCATTGCCATTTCTGTGCTGCCCATGGCGATGCCGCCACCGGCACCCGCAGCCGCACCACTGCCTGAAGCAGCACCTGCAACGCCTGCGCCTACGCCCAGCAGCATACCAATAACTGCCATGGTGCGTGCGCGGCTCAGCTGTTCGCGCAAGCGGTCCTGATGTCCACCAGCTATGTGTCCAGCTTCATGCGCGATAACGCCGATGATTTCGTTGGGAGTTTCAGCCTGCATGATCGCGCCTGTATTGATGAAAATACGGCGGCCGTCGACAAAGGCGTTGAAGCTCTGAGAATTGACGAGAATAACACGGACACCACGTCCGCCTAATCCGGCGACTTTAAGGATCGGCGCTGCATAATCGGCGACAAGCGCTTCAATTTCAGCATCACGCACGATGGGAACACCACCGCCGCGTGATTGGGCCTGAACAGGCAGAACGCCTGTCACCGCGACAGCAAGCGCTGCAAAGGCAGCAACTGAACGACGCATTACATTCTGAAAAGAAAACGCTTTGGTCATGAAAGTTGCAGTCATGCTCCCCATAGTGCTCCTCATCCTGCTCAAACGAAACAAAAGCGAATCTTACAAATCAGGCCTAGTTTAAGGGCTTTATATCAATCTTCATCGCTGTTTTTACTACAGCGCTGTTGCTTTACCAATCCGGCGATTATAGGGCGGGTGAGTTGCATTGCATTCCCGCTTTTTTGGAGGCTAAGTTGAATACTCTTTCCAACCGCAGCGCAGTCGAACCGTTTCACGCCATGGATGTTCTGGCGGAGGCCAATCGTCGCCGTGCTGCGGGCCATCCAATCATTTCGATGGCAGTCGGGCAGCCAGCAGACCCGGCACCGCAAATCGTGCGGCTGGCTGCAGAACGCGCCTTGAAAGATGGCCGTATCGGTTATACCGATGCTCTTGGGCTGATAGAGCTGCGCGAAGCAATTGCCGCGCATTATGCTGACAATTATGGCGTAACCGTCTCGCCTGAACGTATTGCGATTACGACAGGGTCATCGGCCGCGTTCAATCTGGCGTTTCTTGTCTATTTCGATCCAGGCGATCGCGTTGCAATCACGCGTCCGGGTTATCCCGCCTACCGCAACATTCTGACAGCGCTTGGTCTTGAAGTCGTAGAGATAGCCAATGAGGGTGGAGCATCCGGCGCATTGACAGCCAAAGCGCTTGCTGCTGCCCATGCTGAAAAGCCGCTCAAAGGTGTGCTGTTTGCAAGTCCCGCAAACCCGACGGGTGCAGTGATCGACAAGCCTGAATTAAAGGCGATCATAGAGACTGCCCGCGATCTTGGCATCCGCGTGATTTCGGATGAGATCTACCACCGTCTTTCTTATGAAACAGAAGACGTTACAGCACTTGAGATTTCGGATGACGTGACGATTATCAATTCGTTTTCGAAATATTATTGCATGACCGGCTGGCGCATCGGCTGGATGGTTCTGCCAAGTGCAGACGTTCGGGCTATCGAACGCCTCGCACAGAGCCTCTATATTTCGGCACCTGAATTATCCCAGCGCGCTGCAATCGAAGCTTTTCATGCGACAGCAGAACTCGAACGTGTGAAGGACCGCTATCGGCAGAACCGCCAGATTTTGCTCGATCATCTTCCTCGAATGGGACTGAGCCTTGCGGCACCCATGGATGGTGCGTTCTACGCCTATTGTGATGTTTCGCGTCTCACCAATGACAGCATGGAATTTGCACGCCTTATGATTGCTGAAACCAATATTGCGGCTACACCCGGACGCGACTTCGATCCGGTTGATGGGCATCGCACTATGCGCTTTTCCTATGCTGGCAAGGTAGAGGAAATGCAGGAAGTGGTCCGTCGCCTCGAAGAATGGCTTCCACAACAAAAAGCCTGAATAGAAAATCGATAAAGCAAAAAGAAAACCGGCGTTTCTGCCGGTTTTCTTATATTACGTATTAAGCGGGCAGGGCTTAGAAAAAGCCCTTTTTCTGCCACCAACCACCACGCTTTGGCTTCTGCTCTTCGGTTTCACTGGAGGTGACGACGGGCTCGGAAACCTTCTGTGGTTCAGCAGCAGGAGCAACATCGGCCTCAACAACAGCTTCTTCCACTTCCGGCTTGGCGGCTGCCTTGCGGGTGCGGCGCTTTGGCTTGATCTCTTCTGCTTCTTCAGCCGGTGCGGCCGCTTCTACAGGAGCTTCTTCCTCTGCGAGCTTCTTACGCGAACGTGTCTTGCGCGCGGGCTTTGCAGGCTCTTCTACTGCTTCGACTGCAACAACTTCGTCCGAAGCAACCTCTTCGCTTTTCGCAGCCTTGCGGCCACGTGGCTTGCGAGTTGGCTTTGCAGGCTTTTCGCCAGCTTCAGCAGCTGATGCTTCAACAGCCGCAACCACCTCAACCGTGACCGTTTCAACAGCAATGGCTTCACTGACGACGGCTTCAGCAGCTTTTTCTTCTGCCTTTGGCGGGAAGACGGGCGTGTAGCCTACTGGCTCAGCATCAGGTACTTTCTTGACCTGAATTTCGTCTTCGCGACGGTTCTTGCGTCCGCCACGGCGACCACGGCGACGCTTCTTGCGACGATCTTCTTCGCTCAGCGAAGCGTTGCTCTGAGGGCTGGTATCTTCGTCCTCATCGCCATCTTCGTCCGCAGCTTCTGCACCGGATTCAGTCTGTTCCGTCTGTTCGCGATCACGACCACCGCGACGGCGGCGACGACGACGACGCTTGCGATCGCCTTCTTCGCTGCTTTCTTCGCGAGCTTGCGGTTCAGCCTTGATTTCTTCTTCGGCTTCGTCGTCCTCAAGCGGAATTTCAGGATCTTCGAAATCATCTTCATAAACCATCGGCTGCACAGGCTGAATGGTTACAGGACGTGTCGAAGGTGCGCCCTTATCGATGACGAAATGCTGATGACCAACGCTTTCATCTGCGTCAATGCTGATATTGGCGCCGAAACGACCTTCCAGATCAGCCAACAGCTGGCGCTTGTTGTTCAGCACATAAAGAGCCGATGCGGCAGGGGTGCGAACGACGATGTCGTAACCCGAATGACGCAGGAGATAATCTTCAATGCCACGGATGATATGCAGAGCCATTGAGGAGTCAGAACGGATATGTCCTGTACCGCCGCAATGCTGGCAAACCTGCATCGTGCTTTCAAGAACCGATGCGCGGATACGCTGGCGCGACATTTCGAGAAGGCCGAAATGCGAAATGCGGCCCACCTGAATGCGAGCCCGGTCGTCCTTGAGGCAATCCTTCATCTTCTTTTCGACAGCGCGATTGTTGCGCTTTTCTTCCATGTCGATGAAGTCGACAACGATCAGACCGGCAAGGTCGCGCAGACGCAGCTGACGCGCGACTTCTTCGGCCGCTTCCAGATTGGTCTGGAGAGCCGTGTCTTCGATCGAATGTTCGCGGGTTGAACGACCCGAGTTAACATCTATCGCAACCAGCGCTTCGGTCTGGTTGATAATGAGATAGCCGCCGGATTTCAGCGTTACCTGTGGCAGAAGCATACGATCAAGCTGTGCTTCAAGGCCATAGCGCGTGAAGACAGGAACTGGTTCGCGGTAAGGCTGAACGACCTTGGCGTGGCTCGGCATGAGCATGCGCATGAAGTCTTTCGCTTCGCGATAACCGTTTTCACCTGCGACCAGAATCTCGGTGATGTCTTTATTATAAAGATCACGGATCGAGCGCTTGATCAGGCTGCCTTCCTCATAAACGAGGGCAGGCGCAGTCGATTGCAGCGTCAGCGAACGCACGTTCTCCCACATGCGCATCAGATATTCATAATCGCGCTTTACTTCGGCTTTGGTGCGGTTGGCACCTGCCGTACGCAGGATCACGCCCATGCCCTGCGGCACTTCGAGTTCCTTGACGATTTCCTTGAGGCGCTTGCGGTCCTGCGGATTGATGATCTTGCGCGAAATACCACCACCGCGAGCGGTGTTTGGCATCAAGACGGAATAGCGACCAGCGAGCGACAGATAGGTCGTCAGAGCAGCGCCCTTATTGCCGCGCTCTTCCTTGACCACCTGTACCAGAATGATCTGGCGGCGCTTGATGACTTCCTGAATGTTGTACTGACGGCGATTGGTGCGGCTATGCGAAGGAAGTTCTTCCATCGCATCCTCGGAACCAACCGATTCAACCATGTCTTCTTCGTTCTCGACTTCCGAATCGTCGTCATCGTCACCATTGTCAGCGTCGATGGCTTCTGAAATGACATGGCCAGCCTGCTTCATCAGTGCGATGGCTGGCGTACCTGGTACATAGTTTGCAAAATCAGGTCCGACTGGTTCTGCAGCAGGCAGGCCGTTACGGGCTACGTTTGATTGCGAATCACCATTCTGACCATCACGACGTCCACGACGGCGATGGCGACGCGAACGATCGTTGTTCTTGGCCTTTGGTTCGTCTTCGTCGTCTTCGCTCCGGGCAGCTTTGGCTTCCGCTTCGAGCAAGGCTAAACGATCAGCAACAGGGATCTGATAATAATCCGGATGGATTTCAGAAAAAGCGAGGAAGCCATGGCGATTGCCGCCATATTCCACGAAAGCAGCCTGAAGAGAGGGTTCGACGCGGGTGACGCGTGCGAGATAAATATTACCCTTTAGCTGCTTCTTGTGCTCTGACTCGAAGTCGAATTCTTCAATCTTGTTGCCACGCGTTACGATGACGCGGGTCTCCTCCGGGTGGGAGGCATCTATAAGCATTTTGTTGGACATTAGTGTCTTTCCTGCCGGCGCTAGGACGCAAGCCGCGTGCGCCGGACGAAACCCTGAAGGCTGTCGTCCTGGCTGGGATGCATCTGCCGAATGATATTGGGTTCGTCGGAATAAAAGCTGCTGTCCTTACGCGCGATGGCCTCGTGGCGATCACGGTCTTCAGGCTTGCAATGGTCAGTCTTGCTTGACCCATAGCTGTTCCGAACGAAACGACCTCATATATGACCCGAAAAAGCCGGGCCGACCTCTTTGCTCTTTCAGAGCGCTGGCGACAGCGCGTATCAATGCGCAGTCGGCCGATTAAAAAACGGAGGCGGCAGGGGAGCCGTATTCCGTTGAATTCTGTGCGGGTTATTGGGTGGCGAACTCAATACGCCACTGTTTTTGCTATCTTTCCTCGCGCTCCGTTTTAAAAACCGGCAAACGATTCTGACAGCTACTCCATAACCTACCTTAGCTTTTATGGTGTCGTTTGAACTATGACAAGTATGAATATCAGTTGACACCTTCATCGTAATTTTGCCGAAAGGTGATTATAGAGGTCAAAACCACCCGCCGAGGCCGTGGAACGCGGGGAGAAAAGCCTTC
This sequence is a window from Ochrobactrum quorumnocens. Protein-coding genes within it:
- a CDS encoding Rne/Rng family ribonuclease, which translates into the protein MSNKMLIDASHPEETRVIVTRGNKIEEFDFESEHKKQLKGNIYLARVTRVEPSLQAAFVEYGGNRHGFLAFSEIHPDYYQIPVADRLALLEAEAKAARSEDDEDEPKAKNNDRSRRHRRRGRRDGQNGDSQSNVARNGLPAAEPVGPDFANYVPGTPAIALMKQAGHVISEAIDADNGDDDDDSEVENEEDMVESVGSEDAMEELPSHSRTNRRQYNIQEVIKRRQIILVQVVKEERGNKGAALTTYLSLAGRYSVLMPNTARGGGISRKIINPQDRKRLKEIVKELEVPQGMGVILRTAGANRTKAEVKRDYEYLMRMWENVRSLTLQSTAPALVYEEGSLIKRSIRDLYNKDITEILVAGENGYREAKDFMRMLMPSHAKVVQPYREPVPVFTRYGLEAQLDRMLLPQVTLKSGGYLIINQTEALVAIDVNSGRSTREHSIEDTALQTNLEAAEEVARQLRLRDLAGLIVVDFIDMEEKRNNRAVEKKMKDCLKDDRARIQVGRISHFGLLEMSRQRIRASVLESTMQVCQHCGGTGHIRSDSSMALHIIRGIEDYLLRHSGYDIVVRTPAASALYVLNNKRQLLADLEGRFGANISIDADESVGHQHFVIDKGAPSTRPVTIQPVQPMVYEDDFEDPEIPLEDDEAEEEIKAEPQAREESSEEGDRKRRRRRRRRGGRDREQTEQTESGAEAADEDGDEDEDTSPQSNASLSEEDRRKKRRRGRRGGRKNRREDEIQVKKVPDAEPVGYTPVFPPKAEEKAAEAVVSEAIAVETVTVEVVAAVEASAAEAGEKPAKPTRKPRGRKAAKSEEVASDEVVAVEAVEEPAKPARKTRSRKKLAEEEAPVEAAAPAEEAEEIKPKRRTRKAAAKPEVEEAVVEADVAPAAEPQKVSEPVVTSSETEEQKPKRGGWWQKKGFF
- a CDS encoding pyridoxal phosphate-dependent aminotransferase yields the protein MNTLSNRSAVEPFHAMDVLAEANRRRAAGHPIISMAVGQPADPAPQIVRLAAERALKDGRIGYTDALGLIELREAIAAHYADNYGVTVSPERIAITTGSSAAFNLAFLVYFDPGDRVAITRPGYPAYRNILTALGLEVVEIANEGGASGALTAKALAAAHAEKPLKGVLFASPANPTGAVIDKPELKAIIETARDLGIRVISDEIYHRLSYETEDVTALEISDDVTIINSFSKYYCMTGWRIGWMVLPSADVRAIERLAQSLYISAPELSQRAAIEAFHATAELERVKDRYRQNRQILLDHLPRMGLSLAAPMDGAFYAYCDVSRLTNDSMEFARLMIAETNIAATPGRDFDPVDGHRTMRFSYAGKVEEMQEVVRRLEEWLPQQKA
- a CDS encoding M48 family metalloprotease codes for the protein MGSMTATFMTKAFSFQNVMRRSVAAFAALAVAVTGVLPVQAQSRGGGVPIVRDAEIEALVADYAAPILKVAGLGGRGVRVILVNSQSFNAFVDGRRIFINTGAIMQAETPNEIIGVIAHEAGHIAGGHQDRLREQLSRARTMAVIGMLLGVGAGVAGAASGSGAAAGAGGGIAMGSTEMAMRSLLSYQRTEEMTADRLAVNYLNATGQSTKGMLDTFQRFASALSLSGTQIDQYRISHPLPRERISNLEELAKKSPNYNKTDSAALQLRHDMARAKIAAYSNNMGALQRMFRGNPGGLPARYGSAITTYLNGSARSALPKFDALIKEQPKNPYFQEMMGEVLIKANNPQGAAKAFQRAVALDTRKSPLLRMSYGRALMLTGSKANMPTAIKEIRAGIAADPEFPGGYGYLAQAYGQSGDMARADLATADMNYYSGKLQQAQIFAIRAQKQMKSGSPDWMRAQDIINAKAKK